The Lactobacillus acidophilus DNA segment GATGCTAGCGAAAATATTTTTAATGACTTGAATTTGAATTTGGATAGTAGCTGGAAGTTGGGCTTAGTAGGTAGAAACGGTAGAGGTAAGACTACATTTTTAAATTTACTAAGAAAGAAACTAAAAGGGATAGGTAAAATTGAAAGTAACTTGGATTTTTCATATTTTCCAATTACTATAAAAGATCTAAAAAATATTACTTTGTATGAATTACAAGAGCAGGTTAGCTTTGAACAATGGGAACTTGAGCGAGAAATGAATTTGTTAGCTGCAAATCCAGATTTACTTTGGCAACCATTTAATACCTTGAGCGGTGGGGAACAAACTAAGATACTACTAGCTTTATCTTTTACTGATAGGGATGCATTTCCATTAATTGATGAGCCAACTAACCATTTGGATGAAGCCAGTCGTTTGCAAGTCGCACAATATTTGAAGAAGCATGATAAAGGCTATATCGTGGTAAGTCATGACCGTGATTTTTTGAATCAAGTGACAAACCATATTTTGGCGATTGAAAATACTGAGATTCATTTGTATCAAGGTAATTATGCCAGTTATGAGGATACGAAAAATAAAAGGGATCAATTTAACCGCGATAAAAATGAAAAGCTAAAAAAGGAAGTTAGACGTTTGAATGAAAGCCAATTACGTTTAAAGAACTTTTCTAGTAAGTCTGAAAATAAGAAGAATGCCAAAGCACATCATAATGAAATTCATGCGGATATTGATAAAGGCTTTTTAAGCCATAAGTCAGCTAAAATTATGAAAAGATCTAAAAGTTTATCTAAAAGAATGGATAAAAACATTGAGGCTAAAAAAGGTTTGATGACTAACATCGAAGATACACCTGATCTAACGATGAATTTTCAGCCAAATTATCATCATACCTTACTTGAAACGCAACAATTATCTTTGAAAATAGAAGATAAACCTCTCTTTAAAGATTTAAACATGGTTGTTAAAAATCAAGGCATTGTATCTTTGGAGGGTAAAAATGGTACTGGTAAATCCACTTTTCTCAAATTAGTATTGGATCAAACAATTGACGTTTCATATCAAGGTAAATTAATTTTAACGAATGGTTTGCAAATATCATATTTGCCACAAGATTTTACTGAATATACTGGTACATTAAAAGAATTCGCTGCAAAGCAAAAGATCTCCTATGAAGAACTGCTCAATAATTTAAATAAAATGGGTTTTCCAAGAGAAAGCTTTAATACTAAAATTGAAGAAATGAGTATGGGTCAACAAAAACGTGTCGCTTTAGCTAAGTCATTAGTAGAACCTGCTGATTTATATTTGTGGGATGAGCCTGCAAATTACCTAGATGTGTTTAATCAAGACCAATTGATTAATTTGTTAAAGCAAGTTCAACCAGCGATGATTTTAGTTGAACATGATGAATACTTTATTGAACGAGTAGCTAATCAAAGAATTACTTTAAACTTGAAGAAAAAAGTTTAAAATAAATTAGCACTCAGGTTGCATTATTGCTAATTTCTAGTATAATATAATCTGTTAGCACCTGATAGATGTGAGTGCTAAAAGTGAGGGCGATATATAATGTTGACCGAACGTCAAGAACTTATTTTAAAAACGATAATTATGGACTTCACACAGACACATGAACCAGTTGGTTCTAAGACAGTGATGAATCAGTTGCCAATCAAAGTATCAAGTGCGACTATTCGCAATGAAATGGCAGTTCTAGAAGATCAGGGGCTAATTGAAAAAACTCACTCTTCTAGTGGCCGTATTCCTTCAAGTGAAGGATATCGCTATTATCTTGATAACTTGGTTGAGCCGCTTAAATTACCGGAGTCCGTTTATAATACAATTGGAAGTCAACTAGATCGACCTTTTCATCAGGTAAACGAAATTGTCCAAGAAGCGGCAAGAATTTTATCAGATTTAACCAATTATACTGCATTTGCTGAAGGACCTGAGAAACGTGACGTTAAAGTTACAGGCTTTAGAATTGTTCCATTATCCTCAAGACAGGTAATGGCAATTCTGGTCACAAGTGATGGCAATGTTCAGAACCAGGTTTATGCTTTACCTCATAATATTTATGGGGAAGAAATTGAAAAAGCTGTTCATATGATTAATGATCAGTTAGTTGGTAAGAGTTTAAACGAAATAAATGTTTCTTTACTTAGTGAACTTGCTAAAAGTGAGCTAGGCGGAGAACATGTGACTGAGCTGCTTAGTTTAGTTGAAGACGTTTTAAAAGATGCTGCGAGTGAGCAGATGTATGTTGATGGACAAATAAATCTATTAAATAATACATCTGAGCATAATGTGAAGGATATTCGTTCACTTTATGAATTGATCGATCATGATAATTTGTTTTCTAATTTGATGGATAGTAAAGCAGATTCCAAAGATAAAAATTATCCAATTAAAGTTAAATTAGGATCAGAATTACCAAATGATTTATTAAAAAATTACAGTTTGCTGACTGCTGAATATAATGTTGGTTCTCATGGTAAAGGGACAATTGCTTTATTAGGTCCAACTAACATGCCATATTCGCAGATGATCGGACTTCTAGAATATTTCAGAAATGAATTAGCTAAGAAGTTACTTGATTATTACGGCAAATTTCAATAGAGGAGGTTAGCCGTGAGTAAAGAAGAGTTTCCAAGTGAAAAAAATTTGGATAAAGAAGAAAACACTTCTAAGCCTAAAAAAGCAGTGAAAAAAGAAGCGGCTAAAGGCGAAGAAACAAAAAAGAATAATGAAAATCAGAAGTTAGCTAAAGAAATAGCTGATTTAAAAGAAAAAAATAAAGACTTAGAAGATAAGTATTTGCGTAGTGAAGCGGAAATTCAAAATATGCAAAACCGTTATACCAAAGAACGTGCGCAACTTATCAAATATGAATCTCAAAGCTTAGCTAAAGATGTTTTGCCTGCAATGGACAATTTGGAAAGAGCGTTAAGTGTAGAAGCCGATGATGATGTATCTAAACAATTGAAAAAGGGTGTTCAAATGACCCTTGATGCACTTGTTAAAGCAATGAAAGATCACGGTGTTGTTGAGATTGAGGCTGATGGCGTTAAATTTGATCCGACATTACATCAAGCTGTGCAAACCGTAGCAGCTGAAAATGATGATCAAAAAGATCACGTCGTTCAAGTTTTACAAAAAGGATATCAATATAAGGATCGTACACTAAGACCAGCAATGGTTGTAGTTGCACAATAGGGAGGAAATTTATAAATGTCAAAAGTTATTGGTATTGACCTCGGAACTACTAACTCAGCAGTTGCAGTTCTTGAAGGTAAAGAACCTAAGATTATTACTAATCCAGAAGGTAATCGTACTACTCCATCTGTAGTTGCATTTAAAGATGGTGAAATTCAAGTTGGTGAAGTAGCAAAGCGTCAAGCTATTACTAACCCTAACACTATTGTTTCAATTAAGCGTCACATGGGTGAAGCTGATTACAAGGTTAAGGTTGGCGACAAGAGCTATACACCACAAGAAATTTCTGCATTTATTTTGCAATACATTAAGAAGTTTTCAGAAGATTACTTAGGTGAAGAAGTTAAAGACGCAGTTATTACTGTTCCTGCTTACTTCAACGATGCTCAACGTCAAGCTACTAAAGATGCTGGTAAGATCGCTGGTTTAAATGTTCAAAGAATTATCAACGAACCAACTGCTTCAGCATTGGCTTACGGCTTGGACAAAGATGATGACGACGAAAAGGTTTTAGTATATGACCTTGGTGGTGGTACTTTCGACGTTTCCGTTCTTCAATTAGGTGACGGTGTCTTCCAAGTATTGTCAACTAACGGTGATACTCACCTTGGTGGTGACGACTTTGATAACCGTATTATGGATTGGCTTATTAAGAACTTTAAGGATGAAAATGGCGTTGACTTATCTAAGGATAAGATGGCTATGCAACGCTTAAAGGATGCATCAGAAAAAGCTAAGAAAGACTTGTCAGGTGTATCATCAACTCACATTTCACTTCCATTTATTTCTGCAGGTGAAAGTGGTCCACTTCACCTTGAAGCTGATTTGACTCGTGCTAAGTTTGATGAATTAACTAATGACTTGGTAGAAAA contains these protein-coding regions:
- the grpE gene encoding nucleotide exchange factor GrpE yields the protein MSKEEFPSEKNLDKEENTSKPKKAVKKEAAKGEETKKNNENQKLAKEIADLKEKNKDLEDKYLRSEAEIQNMQNRYTKERAQLIKYESQSLAKDVLPAMDNLERALSVEADDDVSKQLKKGVQMTLDALVKAMKDHGVVEIEADGVKFDPTLHQAVQTVAAENDDQKDHVVQVLQKGYQYKDRTLRPAMVVVAQ
- the abc-f gene encoding ribosomal protection-like ABC-F family protein, which codes for MSNIKISNLSFRYEDASENIFNDLNLNLDSSWKLGLVGRNGRGKTTFLNLLRKKLKGIGKIESNLDFSYFPITIKDLKNITLYELQEQVSFEQWELEREMNLLAANPDLLWQPFNTLSGGEQTKILLALSFTDRDAFPLIDEPTNHLDEASRLQVAQYLKKHDKGYIVVSHDRDFLNQVTNHILAIENTEIHLYQGNYASYEDTKNKRDQFNRDKNEKLKKEVRRLNESQLRLKNFSSKSENKKNAKAHHNEIHADIDKGFLSHKSAKIMKRSKSLSKRMDKNIEAKKGLMTNIEDTPDLTMNFQPNYHHTLLETQQLSLKIEDKPLFKDLNMVVKNQGIVSLEGKNGTGKSTFLKLVLDQTIDVSYQGKLILTNGLQISYLPQDFTEYTGTLKEFAAKQKISYEELLNNLNKMGFPRESFNTKIEEMSMGQQKRVALAKSLVEPADLYLWDEPANYLDVFNQDQLINLLKQVQPAMILVEHDEYFIERVANQRITLNLKKKV
- the hrcA gene encoding heat-inducible transcriptional repressor HrcA, which codes for MLTERQELILKTIIMDFTQTHEPVGSKTVMNQLPIKVSSATIRNEMAVLEDQGLIEKTHSSSGRIPSSEGYRYYLDNLVEPLKLPESVYNTIGSQLDRPFHQVNEIVQEAARILSDLTNYTAFAEGPEKRDVKVTGFRIVPLSSRQVMAILVTSDGNVQNQVYALPHNIYGEEIEKAVHMINDQLVGKSLNEINVSLLSELAKSELGGEHVTELLSLVEDVLKDAASEQMYVDGQINLLNNTSEHNVKDIRSLYELIDHDNLFSNLMDSKADSKDKNYPIKVKLGSELPNDLLKNYSLLTAEYNVGSHGKGTIALLGPTNMPYSQMIGLLEYFRNELAKKLLDYYGKFQ